One Intestinimonas butyriciproducens genomic window, CGGCGAGCTGGACTTTACTGAGGACGTGCCCGTGGATGAGATCCCCACCCTCCTCAACGACGGAAAGCTGAACATCGTGCCCTATATCGGCACCTACTATGTCTGCTACAACGTCACCGCCGCCCCCTTTGACGACTGGCGTGTGCGCAAGGCCTTTACCCTGGCCATCGACAGCCAGTATATCGTGGACAACGTGACCCAGACCGGCCAGGTCCCGGCCACTGGCTTTGTGCCCTCCGGCGTGGGCGATGTGACCGGTGATCCCGACTTCCGCGCCGTGGGCGGCGACTACTGGACCGCCCCCACCACCTCCGAGCAGTATGAGAAGAACTGTGAGGAGGCCCGTCAGCTCCTGGCCGACGCCGGGTATCCCAACGGCGAGGGTTTCCCCACCGTCACCTACCTCTACAACACCTCCGACAACCACAAGGCCATCGGCGAGGCCCTCCAGAGCCAGTGGCAGACCGCCCTGGGCGTCACCGTGAAGCTGGAGAACCAGGACTGGTCCGTGTTCCTGGAGACCCGTAAGCAGGGCCAGTATCAGATCGCCCGCAACGGCTGGATCGCCGACTACAACGACCCCATCTCCTTCCTGGATATGTGGCTCACCGGCGGCGGCAACAACGACGCCCAGTATTCCAGCGCCGACTATGACGCCGCTATTGCCGAGGCCAAGGCCAGCTCCGACGCGCAGGTCCGCATGGACGCCATGCACCGCGCCGAGGATATCATTATAGGTCAGGACTGGGCTCTGGGTCCCATCTACTTCTACACCCAGAAGTATATGCTCAACTCCGACATCAACGGCATGTATTATACGCCCCTGGGCTACTTCTTCTTTGATAACTGCACCAAAGGCTGATTAGCAGAAATGAGGAAAGGGCCGCACCTGCACGGTGCGGCCCTTTCTTTTATGGAATCTGACCAGTGTGGGAGGTCATTCATTTATATCCTATATAATGTGCATAAAAACCGGGAAGAGCCGGAAAAAGGCTTGCATTTTTTAAGAATCAGATGTATAATCATACGCACAAAAGACCAAATGGTCAAAGAGGAGAGAAATGGAATGAAACATCAGAAGAACATGCTCTGCCTCGGCCTCGCCGCCGTGCTGAGCCTCAGCCTGCTGACCGCCTGCTCCGGTGGGAACAGCGCCGCCACCCCCGCACCGGCCGACACCACAGCGCCTACTGATACCGCCGCGCCCGCGGATACCACCGCCCCTGCTGGATTCACCACCGTGGAGGAGGGCAAGCTCCATATGTCCACCAACGCCGCCTTTCCTCCCTATGAAATGACCACCGATGCCGGCGGCTTCGAGGGCATCGACGTGGAGGTGGCCGGTGCCATCGCCGAGAAGCTGGGCCTGGAGCTGGTGGTGGATGATATGGGCTTTGACGCCGCCCTCACCGCCGTCCAGACCGGCCAGAGCGACATCGCCATGGCGGGTATCACCGTCACCGAGGAGCGCCAGGAGGTCATGGACTTTTCTGAGTCCTACGCCACCGGTATCCAGGTGGTCATCGTCAAGGAGGACTCTCCCATTGAGACAGTGGACGATCTGGCCAACGCTGATATGATCGGCTGCCAGAAGGCCACCACCGGCTACATCTACTGCTCCGACACCCCGGAGAACGGCGGCTATGGCGAGGACCATGTCACCGCCTATGAAACTGGCGCTGTGGCCGTTCAGGCTCTGGTGAACGGTCAGGTGGATGCCGTAGTCATCGATAACGAACCCGCCAAGGCCTACGTGGCCGCCAACCCCAGCCTGAAGATCCTGGACACGGAGTTTGCCGTGGAGGACTATGCCATCGCGCTCCAGAAGGGCAACACCGGGCTGCTGGAGGCCGTCAACGCCGCCATGGACGAGTTGAAGGCGGACGGCACCTTCCAGACCATCGTGGACAAGTACATCACCGCCGAGTAACAGCCATTTCAGTAAGGAAAAGGGCGGCCTTCAAAGGCCGCCCTTTTCCCTGCACCAGACACAGAAAGGAGAGGGGCCTATGTTCCAAGGGGCGATAGACTGGCTGGACAGGATCGGCCCACGGGTCTACACGGCGTTTGTGGAGGGGGACCGCTGGAAACTCTACCTGAAAGGGTTGGGCCTGACCCTGGAGATGACCGTGGTCGCCCTGTGCTTCGGCTTGGTCCTGGGGCTGATCGTGGCCGTGATCCGCACGGCCCATGATCAGCAGCGGGTGGACCGGCGGAAAAATCCCCTGCTGGGGCTTTTAAATGGGATCTGTCAGATTTACACCACCGTCATCCGGGGCACCCCCATGCTGGTCCAGCTGTTCATCTGGACCTTCGTCATCTTCCCCTCGGTCCGGAATAAAGTCCTGATCGGCTTCATCGGACTAGGGGTCAACTCGGGGGCCTATGTAGCGGAGATCGTCCGGGGAGGCTTGATGAGCGTGGACGTCGGCCAGTCCGAGGCCAGCCGCTCCCTGGGAATGAACTACGTGGACACCATGCGCTTCATCGTGGTCCCCCAGGCGTTCAAGAACATCCTGCCTTCCTTGGGCAACGAGTTTATCACGCTGTTTAAAGACACCTCTCTGGTGCAGGCCATCGGCGGCACAGAGCTGCTCTACTACGCCAGCACCATCGGCGGCAGGACCTTCGACTATATGCCACCCCTGATTGGCATTGCGGTGATGTATCTGGTGGTGGTGATTGTCCTGACCTGGCTCCAGAGCAAGCTGGAAAGGAGGCTGCGTCAAAGTGATCGACGTTAAAGGGCTCTCAAAATCCTTCGGCGACCATCTGGTGCTGGACAACATCGACCAGCACATCTCCCCGGGGGAGAAAGTGGTGGTCATCGGCCCTTCCGGCTCCGGAAAGTCCACCTTCTTGCGGTGTCTGAACCTGCTGGAGCAGCCTACCGCCGGCACGATCACCTTCGACGGCGTCGTCATCACCGACCCCAAGGTGGACATTGACGCCATCCGGCGGCAGATGGGCATGGTCTTCCAGCACTTCAACCTCTTTCCCAACATGACCATCCGCCGGAACATCACCCTGGCACCGGTGCGCACGGGACTCATGAAGCAGGAGGAGGCAGACGCCGAGGCCGCCAAGCTCCTGGAGCGGGTGGGCCTTACCGAAAAGGCCGATTCCTACCCCGCGCAGCTCTCCGGCGGACAGAAGCAGCGCATCGCCATCGTCCGGGCCTTGGCGATGAAGCCCAAGCTGATGCTTTTTGACGAGCCCACCTCCGCCCTGGACCCCGAGATGGTGGGCGAGGTGCTGGACGTGATGAAGGAGCTGGCCCGGGAGGGTATGACCATGGTGGTGGTCACCCATGAGATGGGCTTTGCCCGGGAGGTGGGTTCCCGGGTCATCTTCATGGATGGTGGGAAGATCGTGGAGGAAAACGAACCCCATGCCTTCTTTGCCGGCCCCAAAGAGCAGCGGACCATCGACTTCCTGTCGAAGGTGCTGTAAGGCGGCCGGTCCCATTCGAGATGGGCGCCGCCCCTCGAGCTCCCCTGCCTGATTCGTACCGTCATTCAGTATGGGACGGAAGATTTTTCGACAAATGGAAAGCGCGGAGGCGATCGCCTCCGCGCTTTTTAACGGCTCCATCCGGTTTAATACGCCACGCCCCAGTAGATCATATGCTTGGCGGGCTTGCCACAGATGGCGCAGGTGTCTCCCAGGTGTTCCTGCTCGAAGGGGATGCACCGGGAGGAGACCCCGGCCTCCTCCTTCATGCGCAGCTCGCACTCCAGATCGCCGCACCACATGGTCTTGGCAAAGCCGCCGCGCTGGGCCATCTTCTCCTTGACCTCTTCCAGGGAGGCGCAGGCGTAGGTGTTCTCCTCCAGGTTCCGCTTGGCGCGGGCGTAGAGCCCGTCGTGGACGGCGTCCAGCAGTTCCCGGACTTTGTCCTCCAACTGGCCGAGAGGGACGAAGACCTTTTCGCCGCTGTCCCGGCGGGCGATGACGCACTGGTCCTTCTCGATATCCTTGGGGCCGATCTCCACCCGGAGGGGCACGCCTTTCATCTCGTACTCGGCGGCCTTCCAGCCCATGGACTGCTCGGAGTCGTCCATCCTGGCGCGGATACCGGCGGCCTGAAGGCGCGCCAGAAGGGTGGCGGCATGGTCTAGTACGCCGGGCTTGTGCTGGGCCACAGGAATGACCACCGCCTGGATGGGGGCGATGCGGGGGGGCAGCACCAGACCGTTGTTGTCGCCGTGGGTCATGATGATGCCGCCGATCATGCGGGTGCTGACGCCCCAGGAGGTCTGGTGGGGATAGTGGAGCTGGTTGTCTCTGCCGGTGAAGGTGATGTCGAAGGCGCGGGCAAAGCCGTCGCCGAAATAGTGGCTGGTGCCCGCCTGGAGGGCCTTGCGGTCGTGCATCATGCACTCCACCGTGTAGGTCTCCTCCGCGCCGTTGAACTTCTCCTTTTCAGTCTTCCGGCCCCTGACCACGGGCATGGCCAGCACGTTCTCCATAAAGTCGGCATAGACGCCCAGCATCCGCTGGGTCTCCTCCCGGGCTTCGTCTTCCGTGGCGTGCATGGTGTGGCCCTCCTGCCAGAGAAATTCCCGGTGGCGCAGGAAGGGGCGGGAGGTCTTTTCCCAGCGGAGCACGCTGCACCACTGGTTGTAGAGCTTGGGCAGGTCGCGATGGGAGTGAATGATGTTCTTGTAGTGCTCACAGAAGAGCGTCTCGGAAGTGGGGCGGATACAGTAGCGCTCCTCCAGCTTTTCGCTGCCGCCGTGGGTGACCCAGGCGCACTCCGGGGCAAAGCCCTCCACATGGTCTTTCTCTTTCTGCAAGAGGGACTCGGGGATGAGCATGGGCAGATACACGTTTTCGTGGCCGGTTTTTTTGAACTCCGCATCCATGAGGCGCTGGATGTTTTCCCAGATGGCATAGCCATAGGGGCGGTAGATGAACATGCCCTTGATGCTGGAGTAGTCGATGAGCTCGGCCTTGGTGCACACGTCGGTGTACCATTTGGCGAAGTCCACTTCCATATCCGTGATCTGCTCCACCTGCTTCTTGTCTGCCATAGTCTATCTCAATCCTTTACGAATCAAATTCACCGCTTATTGTATGAGGAAACGGGTGAAAAGTCAAGTATGGGGGCCGATCTTCCTCCTCTTGGGATCAAACGGCCGCCCGCCGACCCGTATATTTTGCATCAAAAGCCGCAAACTGTCTCTGTAAGGGGGTGCGGGAGATGCGTATCGGGATCTGGGAGCGGAACGAGGGCCTGCGGGAGGTCATACTGGAAGGTCTGCGGGCGGCGGGGGCGGAACCGCCCGTCCTGGAGGCAGGGGCCCATCCGGCGGACTTTTCAGGGGAGCTGGACCTGCTGGTGATCTCACCGGAGGCGGTGGGATGGGCGGGGGCCGGACAGATCCACGCTGGGACCGTGCTCCTGAGCGGTGCCGCGGGGCCCCTTGCACGGGTCCTGCGGACAGAGAGGGCCGTGAGCTATGGGACCTCGGCACGGGATACGCTGACCCTCTCCAGCCTGGAGGGGGATCAGATCTGTGTGGCGATTCAGCGGGACATCGTCACCGTATCCGGCGCCGTGGTGGAGCGGCAGGAGCTGGTGCTCCCCTTTCCGCCGGGGCGCTCCCCCCTGCCCTGGCTGTGCGCCGTGGGGGCGCTGCTTCTGATGGATGTACCGCCGGAGAGGCTGGAATAGCGTGCAGAGAGGGAGGAGCTTGGCGCTCCTCCCTCTCTGCACGTCTATTGCGCCAGGCCGTCCAGGGCGGCCTGGGCCGCCTGGCTGTCGTTGGCCACCACAAGCAGGACGGAGCTGCCGGATTCCTTCACAATGGCCTGCTCCAGCTTGGGAAGCTCAGAGGGGAGGTACCCCTCGCAGGCGTCCTTCTGGTCGGATACCCGGGCTTCCAGGGCCTTACGGGCGTTGGCAGCCTCCTCCTGTGTGGAAAAGACCAGCACGGCGATCTCCTCCGCGGTGGCACCGGTGGAGGTATAGACCGCAGCCGCTTCCGGCTGGGACTCCAGGCCATAGAGGCTGGAGATCAGATCGGCGTCCAGCGCCTCCAGGGTCTCGGAAAAGGCGCCGGAGTCCAGCAGGGCCTGGGCGGTGGCATCGGGGTCGTATGCCCCGGCGGGCGCCCCGCCGCCGGAACAGGCGGCCAGGATCAGGGTGAACGCCAGTGCCGCGCAGAGAGAAAACAGTTTTTTCATCATAGATACTCCTTATGCTTCCGTCCCCTCCGCCTGCCCCTGGCCGGCCCGATAGGCCTCCGGGTCCACGGTGTGGGTTTTGAGGTATCCATACCACTTTTCGTACCAACTCCGGGTGAAGTGGATGCCGTCGGTGGTGCTCTCGGCGGGGAGTGTGCCGCTGTCATCCGCCATCACGGACTGGACGTCTACGTAGACGGCGCGCTTGTCCGCACAGACTCGGCGGAGGATCTCATTGTAGTTGGCCACATTTTCATTGTTGAGCCAGGCGGCCGGGTTCATCTGGTGGGCCTTTTCCGGCTCCACCGGGATCAGGGACTGTATGTAGATCACAGCCTCCGGCTGCCGGACGCGGATCTCGTCGATCAGAAGGGCGAAGGCATCCTGGAAAGCCTGGTCGTCGCCGTAGCCCAGCTCATTGATGCCGAACATGACATAGACCTTGCCGTACTGTTTTTCCTCCAGCCATGCCAGCGCCGTTTTTTTGTCGCCCACCCCGTTCTTGGGAATGGCCTTGGCGTCCACGCCGCCGGTGCCGGTGACCTGAAAGACCATGAGGGACTTATAGGCCAGAAAGTCCGCGCCGCGGATGCCGCTGTAGAGCCGAAGACCGTCGGAGCGGGAATCCCCGAGAAAGACGGCGTCGGAAAACCAGTCGTCCTCCACCGCGCCGGTCTCCGGGGCGGGGAGGGAGAAATCCAGCGCCGGGGCCGGCACAGGAGTGGGCTCCGGCGCTGCGGAGGGGATGGCGGACGCTGTGGAAGGCGGGAGCACGGCGTCCGTCGGGGCGGAGACCGCAGCGGACGGACCGGGCTGCTGGGCCAGGGCCCCCAGGGAGAGGGCACCCAGCACCCCGGCGCACAGGAACACCGCGGCCAGCAGCAGCCGTCTGCGGTGGCCCAGGGTCCCATTGTCGTTTTTCTCCAGGACGCGCTTTCCGTCCTTCTGCTCTGTCATGGGTTCAGGTGCTCCTCTCTCGTCTGTCTCGATCCGCCCAGGATCAGGCGGCGGACGTCGCCGTAGTCGGCGGCGGTATAGGTGGGAAACGCGTCCGGCGCGGGGGGCAGACCGCCGGGATTGTACCAGATGGTGTCGATCCCGGCGGCAATGCCGCCCTTGATGTCGGACTGGAGGCCGTCCCCCACCATGACGGCGCGGGACTTGTCCCGCACCCCCATCCCGGCAAAGGCGCGGTCAAAAAAGGCCCTCTGGGGCTTCTGCGCGCCCAGTTCCTCCGAGATGTATACCCCCTCCAGCCAGGGAGAGAGCGGGGAAGCCGCCAGCCGGGTGTGCTGGACCCGGGCCACCCCGTTGGTGGCCAGCGCCAGCCGGCACCCGCCCCGGACCAGGTCCCGGCACAGCGCTTCGGCCCCAGGCAGGAGACGGCTGCAAGCCGCCATGTGGGACAGGTAGTCCCGGTTGAAGGCAGCCGGATCGTCCGTACCGCCCAGGACCCGGGTGAGCAGGCGAAAGCGCTCCACCAGCAGAAATTCCTGAGTGACCTCGCCGCGGTCAAAGGCGGACCAGAGGTCCCGGTTGAAGCCCAGGTACAGCGCTTCGGTTTCCGGCGTGGCGGGGTAGCCGCGCTCCTCCAGGACCAGCCGCAGAGCGGCGTGCTCGGCGGCGTCGAAGTCGAAGAGTGTGTTGTCGGCATCTAAAAAGACGATGTCATAGCGGGGCATAGCGACCTCCTGAGAAAAGAATTGCGTCCGACATACAAGCGCTATATCCTCCGCCTGCGGCGCAGGGCGGTGTACATGCGCATCAGGGAGGAGACCACCAGCACCCCCACCGCCAAGGCGCCCGCAATGCTCAGCGTATGCATTCCTGTGCTGAGGAAACGCTCGGTGTCGCCGTTGAGGGCGTACTCCATCATGTTGTAGATGCCGGCGCCGGGGACCAGGGGGAGAAAGGCCACCAGCATATAGCCGGTGACGGGGCACTTGCGGACCCGGGCCATCCCCTCGGAATAGGCCGAGAGAAAGACGGCGGCCCAGAAATACTGCATCAGGTCGTGATAGCCCGTGAGGGGGCCGGCGATCAGATAGACCAGCCACGCGAGACCGCCGCCCAGAGAGCAGATGACCGCGCCCAGGCCCCGGATGTTAAAGGGAACGCAGAAGCCCAGACAGGCGGCAAAGGCGTAGAAACAGGGGAGGAACCAATCCAGAAACGGCATTCAGGCGGCACCTCCCAGCATGCGGGCAAGGCTCAGCGCCAGTCCGGTGCCCAGCGCGATGCCCGCGCCGGTGAGCAGCGCCTCGGCAAACTTGGAGAGGCCGGAGAGCATATCCCCCGCCATGATGTCACGCATAAAATTGGTGATGACCACACCGGGGGCCAGGGCCATAATGGCGCCGATGATGATGAGGTTGGTGTGGGTTCCCAGTCCCAGCGCCACCAGGACCACTGCCGCCAGGGCGCTGACAAATCCGCCGGCAATGGTTTTGAAAAAAAGGTTGGTGCCCAGCCGGCTCATAAAGATGAGCGAAATGCCGATGGCCACGCCGCAGAGGCCGCTGGCCGCAGCATCGGCCAGGGTCCCGCCAAAAAAGAGACAGAAGGCGGCGGTGCCGAGAAAATAGGCCGAGAGCTGCTGGGGGGTGGAAAAATACGTCTGGTCCGCCGCGGCGGTCTGGAGCGCCTCCCAGGCCTGGTCCAGATCCGGGGTCTCGGCGCAAAGGCAGCGGCACAGCGCGTTGAGCGCCTCGATCTTGCGCACGTTGGTGCCGTGAGGGCCCACCCGGCGCATCCGGGTGAGGGGCTTCTGCCCCGGTGAGGAAATACCCACGATGATACAGTTGGGAATGGCAAAGACCTCCCCGGGACCCGCGCCATAGGCCTGCAGCAGGTAGCGGACCGACTCCTCCACCCGGTAGATCTCAGCCCCGCTCAGGAGCAGGTGATAGCCCAGCTCACCGCTCAGGGTCAGCAGCTTGTCGTAATCCAAGAGCGCCCTCCTCTCCAAGTGGGCTGTTTCGGTGCAATTCAATAGGATATCTCATTTGTCCCGTGGATGCAAGCGGGAAGGACCTGAAAAGCGGTCATTTTTCCACGGCCTGCCGTTGGCCGGCCAGGGCGGTGAGGGCAACGCCCGCCAGAATGAGGGCGCAGCCCAGCAGGGAACGGCGGGAGACCGATTCGGCGAGGGCCAGGCAGCCCACCGCTACGCTGGTGATAGGCTCAAGCATGGAGAAGAGGGCTGCCGAGCTGGCGCCCAGGAGGCGGATGCCCCGCTGGAGCAGAGACACGGCCAGAAAGGAGGTGGAGACGGCCAGCAGAAAGGAGAGACCCAGGGCGGCTGGAGGCAGCGCGAGCCGGAGCTGGTGGGTGGGAAGGCCCACCGCCAGC contains:
- a CDS encoding transporter substrate-binding domain-containing protein; protein product: MKHQKNMLCLGLAAVLSLSLLTACSGGNSAATPAPADTTAPTDTAAPADTTAPAGFTTVEEGKLHMSTNAAFPPYEMTTDAGGFEGIDVEVAGAIAEKLGLELVVDDMGFDAALTAVQTGQSDIAMAGITVTEERQEVMDFSESYATGIQVVIVKEDSPIETVDDLANADMIGCQKATTGYIYCSDTPENGGYGEDHVTAYETGAVAVQALVNGQVDAVVIDNEPAKAYVAANPSLKILDTEFAVEDYAIALQKGNTGLLEAVNAAMDELKADGTFQTIVDKYITAE
- a CDS encoding amino acid ABC transporter permease encodes the protein MFQGAIDWLDRIGPRVYTAFVEGDRWKLYLKGLGLTLEMTVVALCFGLVLGLIVAVIRTAHDQQRVDRRKNPLLGLLNGICQIYTTVIRGTPMLVQLFIWTFVIFPSVRNKVLIGFIGLGVNSGAYVAEIVRGGLMSVDVGQSEASRSLGMNYVDTMRFIVVPQAFKNILPSLGNEFITLFKDTSLVQAIGGTELLYYASTIGGRTFDYMPPLIGIAVMYLVVVIVLTWLQSKLERRLRQSDRR
- a CDS encoding amino acid ABC transporter ATP-binding protein; the protein is MIDVKGLSKSFGDHLVLDNIDQHISPGEKVVVIGPSGSGKSTFLRCLNLLEQPTAGTITFDGVVITDPKVDIDAIRRQMGMVFQHFNLFPNMTIRRNITLAPVRTGLMKQEEADAEAAKLLERVGLTEKADSYPAQLSGGQKQRIAIVRALAMKPKLMLFDEPTSALDPEMVGEVLDVMKELAREGMTMVVVTHEMGFAREVGSRVIFMDGGKIVEENEPHAFFAGPKEQRTIDFLSKVL
- a CDS encoding threonine/serine exporter family protein, which translates into the protein MPFLDWFLPCFYAFAACLGFCVPFNIRGLGAVICSLGGGLAWLVYLIAGPLTGYHDLMQYFWAAVFLSAYSEGMARVRKCPVTGYMLVAFLPLVPGAGIYNMMEYALNGDTERFLSTGMHTLSIAGALAVGVLVVSSLMRMYTALRRRRRI
- a CDS encoding YjjG family noncanonical pyrimidine nucleotidase, coding for MPRYDIVFLDADNTLFDFDAAEHAALRLVLEERGYPATPETEALYLGFNRDLWSAFDRGEVTQEFLLVERFRLLTRVLGGTDDPAAFNRDYLSHMAACSRLLPGAEALCRDLVRGGCRLALATNGVARVQHTRLAASPLSPWLEGVYISEELGAQKPQRAFFDRAFAGMGVRDKSRAVMVGDGLQSDIKGGIAAGIDTIWYNPGGLPPAPDAFPTYTAADYGDVRRLILGGSRQTREEHLNP
- a CDS encoding DUF4358 domain-containing protein is translated as MMKKLFSLCAALAFTLILAACSGGGAPAGAYDPDATAQALLDSGAFSETLEALDADLISSLYGLESQPEAAAVYTSTGATAEEIAVLVFSTQEEAANARKALEARVSDQKDACEGYLPSELPKLEQAIVKESGSSVLLVVANDSQAAQAALDGLAQ
- a CDS encoding GDSL-type esterase/lipase family protein — encoded protein: MTEQKDGKRVLEKNDNGTLGHRRRLLLAAVFLCAGVLGALSLGALAQQPGPSAAVSAPTDAVLPPSTASAIPSAAPEPTPVPAPALDFSLPAPETGAVEDDWFSDAVFLGDSRSDGLRLYSGIRGADFLAYKSLMVFQVTGTGGVDAKAIPKNGVGDKKTALAWLEEKQYGKVYVMFGINELGYGDDQAFQDAFALLIDEIRVRQPEAVIYIQSLIPVEPEKAHQMNPAAWLNNENVANYNEILRRVCADKRAVYVDVQSVMADDSGTLPAESTTDGIHFTRSWYEKWYGYLKTHTVDPEAYRAGQGQAEGTEA
- the proS gene encoding proline--tRNA ligase; protein product: MADKKQVEQITDMEVDFAKWYTDVCTKAELIDYSSIKGMFIYRPYGYAIWENIQRLMDAEFKKTGHENVYLPMLIPESLLQKEKDHVEGFAPECAWVTHGGSEKLEERYCIRPTSETLFCEHYKNIIHSHRDLPKLYNQWCSVLRWEKTSRPFLRHREFLWQEGHTMHATEDEAREETQRMLGVYADFMENVLAMPVVRGRKTEKEKFNGAEETYTVECMMHDRKALQAGTSHYFGDGFARAFDITFTGRDNQLHYPHQTSWGVSTRMIGGIIMTHGDNNGLVLPPRIAPIQAVVIPVAQHKPGVLDHAATLLARLQAAGIRARMDDSEQSMGWKAAEYEMKGVPLRVEIGPKDIEKDQCVIARRDSGEKVFVPLGQLEDKVRELLDAVHDGLYARAKRNLEENTYACASLEEVKEKMAQRGGFAKTMWCGDLECELRMKEEAGVSSRCIPFEQEHLGDTCAICGKPAKHMIYWGVAY
- a CDS encoding threonine/serine exporter family protein; the protein is MDYDKLLTLSGELGYHLLLSGAEIYRVEESVRYLLQAYGAGPGEVFAIPNCIIVGISSPGQKPLTRMRRVGPHGTNVRKIEALNALCRCLCAETPDLDQAWEALQTAAADQTYFSTPQQLSAYFLGTAAFCLFFGGTLADAAASGLCGVAIGISLIFMSRLGTNLFFKTIAGGFVSALAAVVLVALGLGTHTNLIIIGAIMALAPGVVITNFMRDIMAGDMLSGLSKFAEALLTGAGIALGTGLALSLARMLGGAA